The following are from one region of the bacterium genome:
- the lptC gene encoding LPS export ABC transporter periplasmic protein LptC, whose protein sequence is MCIGFALLVPGMMTLSIPAATAAAPEVEMTGFTILQETDSGRWEIESAKARYDGAGDVLLTGVTATLKSPQGSVLEVVSDRGRFESDRLLLHLEGNVGVTSALGASFEAPRVRWDGSGSVLDADGGVRLTRGPLRVTGSSVRYVVSTGTAFLGGGVKSVWSEGSLRH, encoded by the coding sequence TTGTGCATCGGTTTTGCGCTGCTGGTTCCCGGGATGATGACCCTGTCCATTCCGGCTGCTACCGCCGCCGCCCCCGAAGTTGAGATGACCGGATTTACCATCCTTCAGGAGACCGACTCCGGCAGGTGGGAGATCGAGTCCGCAAAGGCCCGGTATGATGGCGCCGGTGACGTCCTTCTGACAGGAGTTACGGCGACCCTGAAGAGCCCCCAGGGATCTGTCCTGGAGGTTGTCAGCGACCGGGGCCGTTTCGAATCGGACCGGCTGCTTCTGCACCTGGAGGGCAACGTGGGGGTCACGAGCGCCCTGGGGGCGAGCTTCGAGGCGCCCCGTGTCCGCTGGGACGGATCAGGTTCCGTTCTCGACGCCGACGGGGGAGTGAGGCTGACGAGGGGGCCGCTGCGGGTGACGGGCAGCTCCGTACGGTACGTGGTGAGCACGGGTACGGCTTTCCTGGGCGGTGGAGTGAAGTCCGTGTGGAGCGAAGGGAGTCTCCGACATTGA
- a CDS encoding LptA/OstA family protein — MRYLKVSRLFSALFLLLFLTIPAWSANGGVEVASDNLRLEERSGIVNFEGNVHVRLTDAALTCDLLTVRTSKDDPSTVRAGEASGNVVLQRGGDRVEAGKAAFDLEKGTVELTGSPRLVRTGSTITAGRITYSLEDGTASFEGPVNAVFTSPGDR, encoded by the coding sequence TTGAGGTACCTTAAAGTTTCCCGGTTGTTCTCAGCGTTGTTCCTTTTATTGTTCCTGACGATCCCTGCCTGGTCCGCGAACGGTGGTGTGGAGGTCGCCTCCGACAACCTTCGCCTCGAGGAACGCTCCGGAATCGTCAATTTCGAGGGGAATGTCCATGTCCGCCTTACCGATGCGGCTCTCACCTGCGATCTCCTCACGGTCAGGACTTCAAAGGATGACCCCTCCACTGTCAGGGCGGGGGAAGCGTCCGGAAACGTTGTCCTCCAGAGGGGTGGCGATCGTGTCGAAGCAGGGAAAGCGGCCTTCGATCTTGAAAAAGGGACGGTGGAACTGACCGGCAGCCCTCGTCTGGTCAGGACCGGTTCGACCATTACCGCCGGGAGGATCACCTATTCCCTGGAGGACGGGACGGCCAG